The Pangasianodon hypophthalmus isolate fPanHyp1 chromosome 5, fPanHyp1.pri, whole genome shotgun sequence genome includes a window with the following:
- the neurod1 gene encoding neurogenic differentiation factor 1 produces the protein MTKSCTEEPSMIESQAGSANWTDKKQKPGHEAMRKDPENDEEEAVHRLEDAHELEEEEEEEEEEEEEEEEGDDASKPKRRGPKKKKMTKARLQRFKLRRMKANARERNRMHGLNDALESLRKVVPCYSKTQKLSKIETLRLAKNYIWALSEILRSGESPDLVSFVQALCKGLSQPTTNLVAGCLQLNPRTFLPEQQSHAHGASVASYASMHPYCYQSPGLPSPPYGAADGAPHHAFHAKTAAHAYGNTLLLPPPPPPPPQPPSALQAEPFYDAALADCAHSPAASFDGPLSPPLSVNGNFSFKHEPPAEFEKSYHAFGGGVQPYHHHAPPPGHHHHPHHPHHHHHAALYDLPPMENVVPYEGHSHHERVVHMNAQLNAIFHDS, from the coding sequence aTGACGAAATCTTGCACGGAAGAACCCTCGATGATCGAGTCTCAGGCCGGCAGTGCCAACTGGACTGACAAGAAGCAGAAGCCCGGGCACGAGGCCATGCGCAAAGACCCGGAGAACGACGAAGAGGAGGCTGTGCACAGGCTCGAGGACGCGCACGAgctggaggaggaagaagaggaggaagaggaagaggaggaggaagaggaagagggcGACGACGCGAGCAAGCCGAAGCGGCGTGGCCCgaaaaagaagaagatgacCAAGGCGCGCCTGCAAAGGTTCAAGCTGAGGCGCATGAAAGCAAACGCGCGCGAGCGCAACCGCATGCACGGGTTGAACGACGCGCTCGAGAGCCTGCGCAAGGTGGTGCCGTGCTACTCGAAAACGCAGAAGCTGTCCAAGATCGAGACGCTGCGTCTGGCCAAGAATTACATCTGGGCGCTGTCCGAGATCCTGCGATCGGGCGAGAGTCCGGATCTGGTGTCGTTCGTGCAGGCTTTGTGCAAAGGTCTTTCGCAGCCCACGACTAATCTGGTGGCGGGGTGCTTGCAGCTCAATCCGCGGACTTTCTTGCCCGAGCAGCAGAGCCACGCGCACGGAGCGAGCGTCGCTTCATACGCCAGCATGCACCCGTACTGCTACCAGAGCCCTGGTCTGCCGAGCCCGCCGTACGGCGCTGCGGACGGCGCGCCGCACCACGCGTTTCACGCCAAGACGGCGGCGCACGCGTACGGGAACACGCTGCTCTTACCGCCGCCGCCGCCTCCGCCGCCGCAGCCGCCGAGCGCCTTGCAGGCGGAGCCGTTTTACGACGCCGCGCTGGCGGACTGCGCGCACAGCCCCGCCGCGTCCTTCGACGGGCCGCTCAGCCCGCCGCTGAGCGTCAACGGGAACTTTTCCTTCAAGCACGAGCCGCCGGCGGAGTTCGAAAAGAGCTATCACGCGTTCGGCGGCGGCGTGCAGCCCTACCATCACCACGCGCCGCCGCCGGGACACCACCATCACCCTCATCACcctcatcaccaccaccacgcGGCTCTTTACGATTTACCACCCATGGAGAACGTCGTGCCCTACGAGGGCCACTCTCATCACGAACGAGTCGTGCACATGAACGCGCAACTCAACGCCATATTCCACGACTCGTGA